The DNA segment CATATTTATTCATCTTATGCGGAGAAGTGCTCTCCGGGCTGTGCTTAAGAGCTCAGCGCAGCGGACATCTTTCAGGACTGCGAGTGGCGATACCTGCACCGCGAATaaatcatcttctttttgcGGACGATACTATGTTTTTCCTTGGCACGGACGACCTTAGTTGTATCTCTCTGATGGAAATTATTCACAAATACAGAAGGTCATCGGGACAGATGATTAATGCTTCTAAATCTTCCATCTTCTTCTCAGCCATGACCCCGCAGGTAATACGGGAACGTGTTAAATCACACCTCGGGATTGAGAAAGAGGGCGGAGTAGGAAAGTATCTAGGACTCCCGGAACATTTCGGTCGACGGAAGAGAGACCTTTTCACTGGTATAGTGGATCGTATAAGACAACAGGCTGCGTGCTGGTCCTCCCGACAACTCTCTCCAGCCGGTAAACTTGTTATGCTAAAGTCGGTCCTAACCGCCACTCCGGCATACACGATGACTTGTTTCCAACTGCCAGTGAGTCTATGTAAGCGCATTCAATCCGCACTCACAAGATTCTGGTGGGATGAGTCCCCGGAAAAAAGGAAAATGTGTTGGGTAGCTTGGGAAACACTCACTGCACCTAAAGCATTGGGAGGTCTTGGTATCAGGGATATCCAAGCTTTTAACACGGCCTTACTCGCAAAACAGTCTTGGCGGATCATCTCGAAACCTGATTGTTTACTTTCCAGAGTTCTTAGAGGCAAATACTGCAGCAAGGTGTCTTTTCTTGAGGTCGAACCTCTGAAGTCTGCATCCCATGGGTGGCGGGGAATTCTTGCAGGCAGAGACCTCCTGGCAACTAACCTGGGTAAAGCCATTGGTGATGGGGAAAGCACTAGAATCTGGAAGGATCCTTGGCTGAGTCCCCTTCTTCCGACCAGACCCATAGGACCTGCAAATGAAGAACATCAGGACCTAGTTGTGGCGGACTTTTTATGTCGAGGAAATACAGATTGGAACATTCAGAGAATCAAGGAAGTGCTACCTAATTATCTGACTGACATACTGAATGTAAAACCGAGCATCATGGGAGTTCCGGACTCGTTTGTCTGGCTAGCATCGAGGTCAGGAGTTTACACTGCGAAATCTGGATATTATGTTGCTGCATCAATGGAGTTAGCTGCTAACAGAGTTGAGGCGAGACCCCTACCAGATCAGAACCTTTACAAATCCATTTGGGCTAGTAAAATACCACCAAAGCTACATCTATTTCTCTGGAAGATAATGCAAGGAGCACTAGCGCTTGGAGAAAATTTGGCTAGGCGAGGCATCCTCAACAACATCTCATGTCGCCACTGCGGAGAACCAGAGACCACAGATCATTTGTTTCTTCACTGTGTCTTCACACGACAGATATGGAGCTCACACATCTGGTCTTCTCCCTTTGACCCAAGGCTTCATGCCACCTTTGCGGAAGCTTTCATCGGTTCAACAGCGGCCACTAATCTGCCACCATTAGGAGTAGCGACTAACCTTTTTCCTTGGATTACTTGGGGAATCTGGACAGCAAGAAACTACTATGTCTTTGAGAATAGAGTCTTCACACCTAAGGAAATCATAGCGAATGCTATCAGATTGGCAAGAGAATGGAGCATCGCGCAAACATCTCCATATTCATCTCCCTCGCCACAGCTCAGCCGAACGCTTCCACCAACTCTGACATCCCCATTTGTAGTATGTTTTACTGATGCAGCTTGGCAGGCTGGATCAAAGAAGGCAGGCTGTGGATGGATCTTCACGGACCACCGGGATGCGTGGTTGAAGCAGGGAACGAGTACCTTCAACTACACTTCATCGCCACTGATGGCTGAGGCTCTCGCCGTCAGAACAGCTCTCCTCAATGCCCTCGAAGCGGGCTATACCAGAATCTGTATTAAATCAGATTGTCAAGCACTTGTTGCTATTATCTCCTCGAAACAACACCCGGCGGATCTCCACGGAATCACTCGGGATATCGAgtttctatctctctcttttgaTTGTATCTCCTTTGTTTTCATTTCCAGAAACTTGAACTCGGCTGCTGACGCCCTTGCAAAATCATCTCTGTACTCTGCTCCCACCAACTAGTTTGCTTGGTTTGGGTTTCATCTATATTATtcagtgttcaaaaaaaaaaaaaaaaaaaaaaaaaagaaattatttctGTATAAAAAAGAGGttaataacatatatttatttgctttaaaaatatatatccatATATTTCGGACGAGAAAACCAGATATAATAAGTTTAAGTTATTGCAAACTTTGTTTTTGACataaaatgaagaagaaacaaatcTAAACCGAACCTgtctttttttgtaattttcataattttcggATTAAGTAATACATGAAATTACTAAATAACtgatttatcatatatataacatCTTGATTTATCATGAGTATGTTAACTtctttgaaaaatgaaaaagaaaaaaaactcttaaATAGTAGTAATAGATtgtgttttataacaaaattagcATAAGAAGGAGATTTCTAATAtcatttattaaagataaaaacaaatacattttacatatttgaatttaatatttaatgattagagtttaaaatttagtatttataGAGGATGATAATGTGATTAAGGTGTAGGAGTtagagtattttttttgttaaatattttctcgCGAAGAATTTTGCGcagagtaaaaaaaatatattatttttttggtacaacaaatatatctttaattaaatataattaattaatcaaaaataaatttaaagaaaaattgttagttattcaaaaaaacagaaaaaatatgtaaagtaacattaaaattagactaacaatatttttgaaatagtaaaatagtgaaacaatatttttgtaaaacagtGGAAGTAAATgtagttttatagatttttgtcaGTTGGTGTTagtttttggataaattttaGAAAGTGTAATTTTGAAACTTTgccaaaaaaaatctttaaaaaacgGACCTCGGATCTATCAGACACTCTCCACAAGAATAAGTAATCAAACTTAATATCAACCGTTAGATATAAACCCCAAAGTGGATGATCACAATCATCCACTTGTTAACACATAAAACTTTCTCTTTTGGGGTTGACGTCAAAAGTCTCCCTATATATGACgctattaaaagaaatttcgCTTCTACTTCATTATTTTGCCACTTGCCAGGTTATTTCCTTTGTCGTTCTGCGAACTTTCTTTATTTCCATATAAACCAACCATATATATCATGTTGCCCCTTTAGATTATTATCAAACATTTCTATCAACAGAATAGATCAACCCTAGATTTGAtcgaagctctctctctctctatctatcacTACACCTATCCCATGGCGGGGAAGAGATTAATTCAAGATCAAGAATCAGACCAAGAAAACAAAACGGAGAAAAGGATGAAATCACTACCACTCTTTGGCTCGTAAATTTCCTCAAAACTTCTTGAATATTTTCGTTCTTATATTGGTTATGACTAATCATATACAACCATAGTTTTAGCCAGGAAGATGTTCATTgttcaatatatatacatatatatatataagtaaatatgCGTGTGtgcttttattttatgtatatagtctcttcctcttcctctctctctctcttgttttttcttcttctattgaTTCATTTTCTGATAAGGTTTTTGTTACTTCCCCCCTCCCCCGCCAAATTCCAGTGTATTTGGAGCATTGAATACTGAGAACACCATGAAGAGCCTTTCGTCAGCCCTAGAGCCTGTTCTGAGAAAAGTTGTAAGTACACTTTAATTTCActtctttttaattataaatacttGTTTTCTGTTAATACagaaatatgacaatattgtatgTTAAGTAGCGTTAGGTTCATATGCATGACTATAGTTTAAAATTGATAATTCATAGATTTATGTAGATAGTAGAGAACTGGAGAATTTATCAGATTATCAAATTAAGAGTTAGAGGTACATATCTACCATGTTTAATCAAATTGAGACTTAAGTAACAAGTATTCCATGCATccatatatatgtacatatatacaaatatacagAAGTCTAGCATTGACAACGCCTAATATGCGAGTTGGAAGTTGATAAAATAAGAAAGATTTGATCTTCTGTCTACCGATACATTTACGTAcagcacacacacacacacatatatatatatatatatactagcaTATATACACTATTAATGTATCATAACTTCATGaagatttaaataaatactttCAAAGTTAGAGATCTTTTTAGAATTAGTGACGAGATCTACATATAGATAGGGCTACAAATTTTACATTACTTCCACTTTACAAATAATGTTTTAGAATTATGATTTTGTCACGTtggatttttttatagaaaaaaaatgctTAGCAAgatcttttatatctttttgaaGCTTCTCATGTACTAATACAGTAGAATATGTAGTGTAGTAAACCATAGTAACAACAGATATAAtataaactttatttatttgtgtGAGGAAATATTAAACGGAAAATCTtctataaaacatataaaagttCATCGTAAGAGTATTTTATAACTTGTTTTAGTGATGGAAACAGGTAAGACAAGAAGTAGAATATGGAATAAGTAAAAGACTTCGATCATTATCTCGGTCACCGTCGTTTTGTGTTGAAGCTCGGGAGAGTATTGCTCCGACATTAAAGCTAATGTTTGCAAAGAATCTAAAGAAACCAATATTCACGGGAAGTAAAATCATTGACGAGGACAACAATCCACTTCAGATCATCCTTGTTGATGACTCAAACAATGATCATTCCATCGCTCCGGTGAATCTCGACCGTCGTCCGATCAGACTAGACATCGTTGCCCTTCATGGAGATTTTCCTTCGGGTGATAAGTGGAGTAGTGATGAGTTTGATCGTAACATCGTCAAAGAAAGGGATGGTAAAAGGCCGTTACTTGCTGGAGAAGTAACTTTGACCATGAGAAACGGCGTTGGAACTATTGGAGATATTGAGTTTACAGATAACTCTAGTTGGATTCGTAGCCGAAAGTTTAAAATAGGCGTGAGAGTTGCGAAAGGGAGTAGCGATCAAGGCGTTGCGGTTTGTGAAGCGATGACCGAAGCATTTAATGTAAGAGATCATCGTGGAGAATGTAAGTTCCTTTTCCTGATCTTTGCTATAAGTTACCCTAACTAGTCATTATTAACAAAGATAATTGTGCATATACTTTGGCTTTTATAGATTCATTGATTAAAAGCACTCCACTAGACATGTGATCGTAACATATCATCACAAGAAACATGTTTCCATTATCTTTGACCTAACCATATATGATTACACTATCAATCACACACCCTTAATATATAGTTCTATGCAACATATGTGCAATAGAAATACATCAAagtgatatttttttgtcaaaacttattgtaattgatattttaattttttttgtcacaaactaTTAATATTCATCAAATAATAAACGGTacatatatagtattttatctGTTTAAGAATAATCTTAGTTTTactaactaaaatttatattaagaaATAAGTTACATCAAAGTTGCTGTCTTTGGTCGAATTATTTTGAAATCTCTAGTTGTTCTAGTCATGATGTCTTTTCTTTACAAATAGTCTGATTGTTTTGTCTCCACACAAACtaacattaaaattttcaatttgtgTGCCATTGACAAATTGAACTTATTTGCGGTGTGGACCAAAAGCAAACAAGTGTCAACTTTATATAAATGCAACAAGTCTTAGTCAATGCTTACATATATTATGGTTATGAACCATTGCTTATATTAAATTACTAATACATCGTGAAATCATATTTCCCGAAGCATAAGCAGATATATAAGGAATAAAGTACATACATAGCGACAATCAAATAATACAAGTTTAAATCAATTGTAttaatagtttttgttttgtactACTTGGGGTTGGTGAAGTGTACAAGAAACATCATCCACCCATGTTAGAAGACGACGTGTGGCGACTAGAGAAGATAGGCAAAGATGGGGCCTTTCACAAGAAGCTCTCTGCTGAAAACATCAACACTGTTCAAGACTTTTTGAAGTTATCCGTCGTTGACCTCGACAGACTCCGTCAAGTAAAgctattaataatttaatttgtcTTTATTATCTATATACCTATCATGTTTTTGTGAGAAATTTGATTGTCTGACTAATAagggtttgtttgtttggttacaGATTTTGGGCCAAGGAATGTCTGATAAAATGTGGGATGTCACATATAAACATGCTCGAGAGTGTACATTAGGAAATAAGTTATACATTCACAGAGGACCTAACATTTTGTTGACCTTGAATCCAATATGCGAAGTGATGGAAGCAGCGATCAACGGTCAGGTGTTTTCCAATGAAGAAGCGCTGAATCAGGTATATATCTTTCTACTTTGAATTAGAAAtcatcttttgaaaaaaaaatgtgtttttatttcGTTAATGGTAACATTTGGTTGCAGCTCAATATTAAGAAGCTAGCTCGACAAGCTTACTCAAAGTGGGATTTCTTAGAAGTGATTGAAAGAAAAACGAACGAGGTTCCTCTTTTGACACAAGGTAATTTGAAATACAGTTGTTAGTACAACTATTTTTAAAGGTGGTCATAGTAAGTTATAATACAATTTTGGTCATATAGGTCATACTATGGACCAGCAATATGGTGCAAACCACTACCACACCATTGAAATCAACAAATCGTATCAACAAAACGGATATGCTCTAGAGAGATCTCCTAACAATTTGGAGATGATAAACGAAGGGTATATTACGACCACTCCAATGGAATTCGGTGTATGTTTCAACGTTACCGGATCTTCGTCCCAAAGTCATATGAACCCTTTCGAAAATCCTCATCTACGTTAGTATTGGAACACGAAGCCTGTTGTGCCTTCACACGATGGTTAAACTCTTTCCAAATAAGGgtgtaatttattatatatacaatggtGAAAACatggattatatatatatatgtgttatgtGTATCTGTAGATCATTGTTGTATAGGAATGTGTGAAATTTCAAAAAGAGTTAACATTTTTAGCTGAATGGTATTATAGTTGTttacatttttcatgttttgacAACATGATGCAGTTGTTTTTTAACCATTCAGAGTATTAATCAAAGTTTTACGTTTTACGTGTTTGAAAAATAACCATTCAGAACAAgttattactaatttttttctcCCGCTATTCCTTCAGTCTACTATTCATTCGGATACAATTTATCACACCAATCACCTATTGAATTTGATTAATGAACCATGAGAAATGTGTAATAGACAACTAGTGGTGACACAAGAAATCAATAACAGAGGAGGGTAACTTTATGATTCATGAAGGCCCCTCAAAAGCATTGAGTGAAGAAGATGtgtgtagtagtagtagtaggtAGCCTTTGGGTAAGC comes from the Brassica napus cultivar Da-Ae chromosome A7, Da-Ae, whole genome shotgun sequence genome and includes:
- the LOC106430139 gene encoding protein SAR DEFICIENT 1 isoform X1; its protein translation is MAGKRLIQDQESDQENKTEKRMKSLPLFGSVFGALNTENTMKSLSSALEPVLRKVVRQEVEYGISKRLRSLSRSPSFCVEARESIAPTLKLMFAKNLKKPIFTGSKIIDEDNNPLQIILVDDSNNDHSIAPVNLDRRPIRLDIVALHGDFPSGDKWSSDEFDRNIVKERDGKRPLLAGEVTLTMRNGVGTIGDIEFTDNSSWIRSRKFKIGVRVAKGSSDQGVAVCEAMTEAFNVRDHRGELYKKHHPPMLEDDVWRLEKIGKDGAFHKKLSAENINTVQDFLKLSVVDLDRLRQILGQGMSDKMWDVTYKHARECTLGNKLYIHRGPNILLTLNPICEVMEAAINGQVFSNEEALNQLNIKKLARQAYSKWDFLEVIERKTNEVPLLTQGHTMDQQYGANHYHTIEINKSYQQNGYALERSPNNLEMINEGYITTTPMEFGVCFNVTGSSSQSHMNPFENPHLR
- the LOC106430139 gene encoding protein SAR DEFICIENT 1 isoform X2 codes for the protein MFAKNLKKPIFTGSKIIDEDNNPLQIILVDDSNNDHSIAPVNLDRRPIRLDIVALHGDFPSGDKWSSDEFDRNIVKERDGKRPLLAGEVTLTMRNGVGTIGDIEFTDNSSWIRSRKFKIGVRVAKGSSDQGVAVCEAMTEAFNVRDHRGELYKKHHPPMLEDDVWRLEKIGKDGAFHKKLSAENINTVQDFLKLSVVDLDRLRQILGQGMSDKMWDVTYKHARECTLGNKLYIHRGPNILLTLNPICEVMEAAINGQVFSNEEALNQLNIKKLARQAYSKWDFLEVIERKTNEVPLLTQGHTMDQQYGANHYHTIEINKSYQQNGYALERSPNNLEMINEGYITTTPMEFGVCFNVTGSSSQSHMNPFENPHLR